Part of the Citrus sinensis cultivar Valencia sweet orange chromosome 2, DVS_A1.0, whole genome shotgun sequence genome, TCTCGGAGAGACAAAAAATGGCCACAACCAGCCTTCCGTCACAAGAAGTTTGCCATCTAGAACTGCAGCATCATAAGATGCCATGTTTGTTCCCATGCTTGCAATGGTGCGCCAATTTCCCTTTACAGGATCCAAAACCTCAGCTGAGTCAAGCTCGAAAAGGTCTGCACTGCTTCCTCCGGCCACATATATCATCCCCCCAATCACCCCACTAGCAAAAAATGATCTAGCTGTAATCATCTTGTTCATGACTGTCCAACGGTTTTTTTGCATTTCATACTTTAAGACCAAGTCAAGAGGACAATCAACATCAGAGACCATACCTCCACACACAAACAAAGTACCCTCACGAGGGATTGAAACACACCTAAATCCATGTGGACAAACCTTATCCTTGCACGGCATTGCGGGGATAGTGTGCCAACAATAGTGGGTAAGGTCTAGAACCTGCCACTGAATTTTTCCAGTACACTTGTGAAAGGCAAAAACAAAGAGCCAAGGGTCCTTGAAACCCAGTTCCTTTCTTCGGGTAAAAAAACGCTCTTTATTACCAAGAAGCAGGTGCCATCTCTTGCAAACAGCTCTGCAGGCTGCATGGCTCTCAACTGGAAGCCGGAGGAGACAATTGAGTGCAACATCATCAGGAAGGCCCGGAATGAATGGTTCTGCTCTGAGAGATGCTTCTAATTGAGGTGAAGGATTTAACAAGGAAGATTGTATCACAGCTAACCTAAACTTTGGGGATAACGTCATCTGGGAATCCCCTAGCTTATGTACAGGCG contains:
- the LOC102611529 gene encoding F-box/kelch-repeat protein At1g30090, with the translated sequence MQRVRLSSQQAPVHKLGDSQMTLSPKFRLAVIQSSLLNPSPQLEASLRAEPFIPGLPDDVALNCLLRLPVESHAACRAVCKRWHLLLGNKERFFTRRKELGFKDPWLFVFAFHKCTGKIQWQVLDLTHYCWHTIPAMPCKDKVCPHGFRCVSIPREGTLFVCGGMVSDVDCPLDLVLKYEMQKNRWTVMNKMITARSFFASGVIGGMIYVAGGSSADLFELDSAEVLDPVKGNWRTIASMGTNMASYDAAVLDGKLLVTEGWLWPFFVSPRGQVYDPSTDNWESMAVGLREGWTGSSVVVYEHLFVVSELERMKLKVYDPSTDSWETIEGPPLPEQICKPFAVNACDCRVYVVGRNLHVAVGHITRLSTSEKKWSFSVQWQVVDAPDNFSDLTPSSSQVLFA